The following nucleotide sequence is from Anopheles stephensi strain Indian chromosome 3, UCI_ANSTEP_V1.0, whole genome shotgun sequence.
GGTATTGCTTTAATTTGCCATTCCAAAGCAGCTGAACTTGAACTCGAAATGTGATTTCCTCGTGCGCCACACCGGATGGAGAGCCGGGAGGTCTGGCCGTTGTTTGTCGGGAACGTCTGCCTGCGGAATCTAATAACGCGTAAagctgcttgttttttttttctcgcacaCCGGGTGGCTGTGTACTCTGGCATCGAAAATAGATCGATGTCGCACGATGACCCGATGCCTCTGTTGGACGATTTTGAAAAATCGTTCCTTCCAGTATTTCGACGAAGCGGTTGGTGAAAGTTAATTTATTAACGTCCGGTACACAGCTGAGGCTAGGGTTTGGGGGCCAATACGGGGAAGAAATTAACCAACATCCATCATTGTGAAGCTGTGGACGTCATCCCTAAACTGGGCTGAAGCGTGatggaggaaaagaaaaaggtttaGCTCAGATCCGTTAAGCTCCCCGGGGCTGGTAATTTATTTTCTATCCTGCCGTTTATTGCAAGCATGGAAGAACGAATGAAGCTGCTAGCTAAGCGGGGACAGGGTTTGTTGGGTGAAAAACCAAGCGTTGTTGCTATTGACTGAACACATAATCAGATACGTCAGATATTATCAGTTCAGGAAGCTGCATCTATCTTAAGCACACGATGATATCTGGTCTGTATGATTTATTATATATATTATAATAtgtttaaattattgtttagCACAATTTCTTCTACTTACTAAATCACTAAATCACTTACGCTCGGCTGTGCCGTCGTTTGCCAATCCATTTATCGGTTATTTTGGTGGACGCTTCAATGTCACCTGAGCCTGGACAAGTTTCCACATATTCCGATATGATTGGTTGGCTGCCAGTAACAGTATGTCGTACATTCACATCCATGTTATTGTCCTAAATAGCTTAAGTTTGGACGACATCAAAAGGCTGTCCCCAAAGCTTATCTCCATCATTGGGAATTGTATGCCAATGTTTCCATTATCAAGCTAAAAGGATGGCTAGAATATGGTTTGACATTGAGGAGATAGTTTGCAACGTTACCTTAGCCGAGAGTCAAATGGCCCGCTCTCACTGTCATTCTCACCCAACCCTGAGAGTTACCCATCCATCCATATGAATGCATATCCTTGTTAAACATCCAACATCCAGTACTCAACATTATCTTGAACCGCCTTTTATACCCGGCGAACCCTGCAAGCATAATACCCAACATATTACCACTGGTAGAATATTTTATTGGGATCATGCCAAGCTCGCAAAGCTCCCGTCAAATGAATGTGCGTCCGTTTTATTACCATTCTAAGTTCGCATCATTAGAATGTACGGCGAAACAACAGTGACCGGAGTGCGTTACGATACCAACACCAATTAGTAACATAATTCGATAGCATAAACCAAGCCCGGGCCAACGAGAAGGTCAAGGGCGAAGTGAAGataatgtgtgtgcgtgtagtaAGGCTAAAATAGGTGATCCCGCACTAAGCTGCTGGTACCCGCTAAGAACCCGGTTTCGTATGCCTCCCCAACATCGCCCGGTCGTTACGGCACAGTTACGGACGTAACGCCCGTTAGGATATGATTATCCTTTCAATTACCGGCACGGACAAAAAGGGGATATCTAGCACGCGGCGCAGCGCTTTAGCGAGAGATGCACAGCGAGCGAGAATAATGGGCAATTAGcagtggaaaataaaacggaAAACCTCATCACCAACGTAAAGCGATGGTCCCGGACGAATGTTGTTGTGAATGCGAATGCGGGAAAAAAGTGTTTCTTACGCGACCAACCCAATGTCCTTTTGGGCGGAGGACACGTAGCACGTAGAGCTGGGAGTGGGAGATTTACGACCACCGACGGTGGACGCCCTGGTCGCACTGGGGTACCCGGAGATAATGGGAACAAAATGAAACGATCGGGAGTATCTTTTTTTActgctcgttcgttcgtttggagGCAATCGGAATTAACTAAATTATTTCTGTTTCACATTGTTTCTCGTTTCTTTGTGTTTTGTACAACCCCGTCGACGACTACCTGCTCCAATTCACCGTGCCACTACAACAGTTTCAGCAACTAGTCAAAACGTTCCAGAAGCACTGCAGAAATGGCACGAAACGTCCAAAAACTTGGAACAAAACCAAACTGCACTCAATGGCAAGCTACGGGAAATGCAGCAAGTGCTCACCAACTTCTTCGGCGAGGTAAGCAGGCAAACAAACTTTCCTTCCGCCACTGGACGATTTTATCTAAATTGTTCGCTTCTCGCTCTTTGCAGCTCAAGCAACTCCGGGAGACGATCGACAAGAAGAACGAAAACTCGCAGGAGGCACAGCTTAATCGCTTACAGTCGAGCGTGGCCGATCTGGGCTCCAACATAGGGGATTCGAATTCCCGCATCGGGCTGCTGGAAACACGGTTCGATACGATACAGGCGGACCAGAAGCAGCTGAACAAAACGCTCGACGATTTACAGGTAAGGGGAATGGATCATCGTATTATAGAATTTTTGCAGATGATTTTATAATGAAAGGACAAGGGAAGCTATTGATTGTTCCAATACTTTAAGactcaaattcaaattcaaattttaaacccattttcatcgaaatttgtcgaaaaaaaaaaaaaagaaaaccctgAGCAGTACTGATAGTGTGAAATTATGTGCTGCTATTGTGATATCATCTGACACCCTTGCCTTGACTTGTGAAGCAATTCTCTGTGATGTTCTTATTCTTTAACAAATCATCCTAATGCTCCCACATAATCAATTTGCTAATGCCGTTGCAATTGCTGCTATTTGCAGAAACTATTCAGCCGCATCCAGAACAGCACCGTCGTGACGGACATTATCGGTGGCGACGGTATGGCCAAGGGTATGGAGAAAACGATCGCCGAACTGCGCGACCAGCTTACCGGCCAGCTGAACAATCTCGCCCAAAACGTAACCGGCGAGCTGCAGGTGCTGAAGCAGAAAAACGTCTGGCTCGAATCGGACCTGAGCAATCAGACGAAGCGCATCGAGCAGCTGTTTGACAACACGGTCAACATTTCCTCGCACGTACTGTCGATCGAAGCCGTCTGGCTGGAGGCACGCAACAATGCTAGCGCACTCGAGGCGGACCGTAAGCTCATTAACGAGCAGCTAGCTGCACTGGCGAACGTGACGACCGGGCTGCACGGTACGATCGAGAAGGTGCAGGAAGAGTGCCAGCAGTACCACAGCAAGCTGGATGAGGTGCGAGGGAAGCTCGGTGAGCTGCAGGACCAGATACAGCAGAATGCGGCCCGGAAGGAAGCGGCCATGCATCGGCCGGATGAGGCTAACCGAACGGATCAGGTAGGAGGGTTTCAGGAGATTTGGAGAGCGTGTTGTGAAGGTTCATATAAAAACATGTTAAACCTCTCTTTTTAGGTAAACAAGGGCAATATGCCACCCCTGCTGTCGCAATTCTTCGATGAACAGCAAACGGCCAGTACGGCGGCGAGTGTACGCATCTCGGCTCCACCCAAACCGACCGCTGCGTCGTCGAGCTCTAGTAGTAGTGGCggtagcaccaccaccacaaccaccaccaccactgcagCTTCCCTGGCGAAGCTGTACCCTGGTACGTTGGTGCAGCAGCTAACCACCACACCGCAACCACCCAGCCCGTCCGGGGTGACAAAACCGGGTGACGGAGCAGCAGCTAACACCGGAAGCAAAAAATCGGATGGACTGTTCGATTCCGTGATGTAAGAAGAAGTTGTGCTGGGGTGGGGGTAAGTcgagagttttatttttgacgATTGAATGGGGAAAGGAAAGGATTTCTTGAGGTCCAGCTAGGGAACGGATTGTGTGGGTTCACACCAACGTTATTGATTTGCAGCTTGCGATGAAACAGTAAAACCCGGAAAGGTAAACCAAAGTTTTAAATAGAAGCGACCGTGCGGTATAGGTAAGAACACCGGGAAGGCGATAGTAAAGAGCGCGCAATTCTGACTAAACtgcaaagacacacacacacacacgaaacgaTGTCGGGAAGAGAAATTATGATAGAGAGTACTGATTATAAATTTAATgaggaaggaacaaaaaaaaacaaacttccgTGTGATTAAATGTGTCGAATGCGAATCGTGGTAACCGGAAAAGGCGCAAAAAAAATTGATGATAACGAAAGGAACAGATAGAGAAAGAGTTGTTTAACTCAAAGAAAATAATGgttaaaagttaaaaaagaaagatttGTTTTCCTGTTCTGTTTGCGTACAATTTGCACCTATTAGAATCACAATGTGTAGTGAAAGGACACAAAGGTCACGTGTTTTTGATAAAGCAAATAATAGGTATCATTTTGCGTTTCGTCAAAACATAATAGCAAATATGAAATCAAAATGAAAGGTGGTTTGTGGCGTACGATGAATAACTTCCATTTAACTACCACCACAAGCAAACCAGAACACACATCGAACATGGTCACGGGCATTGAAAGTAGGtcctcaaaacaaaacaaaaaaaaaacctcccaataGAGTCTTGTGCACATAGCTCATCCATAGTAGAATTTATTTTCTAACGCAAAACAACACCGTTTTAGTCCCCTctttacagcaaaaaaaaaaacagtagtTTTCACAATCTAGAACACTGTAACACCGTaacgaagaaaacgaaaacaccaCATAGAGAAACCCTTTTGTTAAAGTCACATAAATAATGTTAGtagctttctctctctcactctctctttcactcccTTTCCCTTCGATGCCGTGGTACAGGCGAGGGGACAAATGTTAACGAAACGATAACAGCCAAATTCAGTAGACAGACACATGAGAAACATCATACTTTCAGTACCTTACAAAATTATACATTTGAaaccaaaagaaacaaaaagaaaacgcatTCTATAGGGGGAAAGGtcgaaatggaaggaaaaagtgGGTTGAAGTAGCGCGAGGCTTTAGTTTAACCACTCGGGTAGTGATCACTTCCGTTGCTATCAGAGTGAcaatttacagggtttttcagttggcaAGGTAAAAGTATCGATCCTTATActttgaatgatttattttcgaCCGAAAAGTGAGGAACGATAAGGATAAGCGGAAGGATGCAGGTTggaaagtgagaaaaaaaagttccaccctttttttttattatcttttaattcctttttgttttgaaatgttAGTATAAGATGCTTTTAAATCATTCTTCGTTCTTGCTATCTTTACACTTGCCTTTCTAGACCAAACAtttgcgatttttttcttcttctagtgtacagagatattttttttattattgtttaatGGTTAAGTTTTCCTCCTCGTGCGCACACTTCCATGCGCTACTAGTAGAGGCGCATCGCTACATACGGTTAAGCCGAGGATTGGAAAGCAAACTTGTTTGTTAGTAGAATGTTAAAAAATCGAGacgaatgtgtgcgtgtgtgtttgtgagtggcTTGATATTGAGGTTTGTTGCTCACAGGAACAGGAAGGTAATGgatgggatgttttttttttgtatccgGTAGTAAccaaaacgagagagagaaggataAGAACATGTTGTAGGAAATATTATGTATTTTGTTTGATAGAAAAGGCGCTTTGCTGCGTCAGAACCGCAAAAGACGGTGCCACCCGTCGGTAGCTGTATGTGTACttaatttctttttctactgatattaatttgtttaaggctgccctttttatttttgtaccaTTTTGCTGCATTCAATAGAGTAAGTGATTGCGGGTAAATAATTTGTTTcactgggtttttttttgttgaaaacatgaaaaatgaaaaaaaaaaacaatttagcTGAAAGATGCGACAAAGAGAATCGATCGAAGTTCAATCAATACCAATAGTTATTAAAAACAAGAGAGAGAATCGTGAAACATACGTATTATACACCGGACGGTcgaatgaaaagaaacagaaaaaaaaaccaaaccaaaatgTTACGAATGTGGTTAAACAaatgggcgaaaaaaaaagagacagaATATTTCTTTATAACATCATCAcaaaacgacacacacacacacaacaagtcATGGTTCGCGCTAGGATAACGATTCCAGCAGCAGATTGATTGAATTGCTCCCTAATAAATCCTTTCGAATTTAAAGCAAGTTTTTTGCGCTTAGTTAATGCTTTAGTTAATTCTCATTTTGCGTTGATTCGGGTAAAGAAAATATTAGAATAAGCGTTATTGATCAATCAACGGGCAGAAGGGCAGTGTATGAAATCATGAGTGTTTCAGCATTAGAATTACGAGTGTGCTTTATATGTTTTATGCTTATGTTCTCCTGCCGCTTCCCAATGGCGAATTGCAGGGGTCTCCAAGACTTATTGActatttcaaaatttgtatttactaaaaaaaatggCTTAAAAACGGGTTTGAAAAACAgactaaattgaaaaaatattggAGAATTCCAGAGAATGGAAATTTgtcattttttaatattatttacacGAACCCTATAATGCTTCAAGTATTTAACGATTAATACAGTTTCGTTCCTACGCTACTTCAAGCGAATTTTTATGCAAGTTAAATATTTCATCAaagtattatttaaatttggcCTTAGTTCATTGCTTAGAACTGATTTACAAAAATTGAACATTTCACGTACGTTTGGATGATATTTCCTTCTCCGGACCCGGGTGTGTTCCATCAATACCttattttaaaagcaaaacaaatgggAATGTTCCGTAGGAATTTTTGTACCACTTCCAAGTTTAACGTTCAGTGCACAATGAACGTGTATAGGAATATTATCCGACCTGCAAAAATAGTGTGGGGAATTATACATTTCATCAAAAAATAATGGCAAGGGAAATGctattaatattaatatagAATGCAACATGAAATGTTTGCTGTAATGCTTTAATTTCATAAAAAAGATTTACTAGAGTTTAGTAAACTGTTCCTCTAATGGAAGgcgggggaggcggtctggatgggattcgaatctgCCGgacctgccgtatgaagaccgacgccgctgtcgcctcagcCACCGAATCGACCTTTTAACTATAAACCTATAAACTATAATAAGTCACTTAAAATAACTTTAATTTTATCGCCAATAATTTCACTGTTTTGATTTCTTAAACATAAGAGTGATATAATACAAATTTTGTTGAATAAGCCTTTTCTGGGGGTTTCGTCCTGATGCTCATCACCAACAAATTcgccgtacgcaggactggctTGTTAAACTCCATCTATTCTCCAGTGCCCAGTACAGACTTTCCCGCTTGGAGTATAAAAAGTCTAGGAACCCAGAAACGGTAGACCAAGATAATTCGAGGTAGCAGTGTTAGAAAAGGAAGAGATTTTTAATTTACTACTGTCctaaaaattggaaaacatcTCTCCAATCGTACAATCTTAGACCCATATTTTTGATAACTTGTCATTTGAACTACGGTTCCGAGCATACCGCTTTCAATCCTTGAATTATCAACTAATTTGGAGACCCCTGTCGAACGTGCAATGTTTAGCGCATATAACGCATAAATATCTTACCCTGACAATATCCATGACGACCGGTCCAACAGTCCAACGAGCGCGCGCATTGTTGCTAAGCGATTCGTCGACGCTCTCTGGCAGCGCGTTCAGCGCGAAATGATCCTTTTTGGCGTCTAATATCCCATCAACTCTCGCACATTCTACAATGTTGCCATTCTCTCTCCCGGCTAGCTTGTTAGAAATCGGACGAATGTATAGGCAACCGAGACCAACCCCCATGCCAAAGTAACCATTCCCATGTGCTCCACGGACTGACTGGCACCGTTGCGTAGTAGTGGCTGTTTGCGCTTCAACCAGCACGGACGGGTCGTTTAACGCACGCATCGGGTCGCGTAATTGGGCGTCGGAGTACCGCACCACGCCAGTGAAGCTATTTATGCTTGCCATACCTCTTGAAGCATCCAATTGAACCAATTTCGCCGGCCTAATCAAACGGAATTGTGTAGTTTCGTGGTTTTCCCTTTCGTTGTGAGCGCTGCTGAGCTAGTGAATCGTCGTGTGCGTGTTCGTGAGGTCGATCTAAAAGCGCAACTCGTTATTACTTTGTTGCAAAAACACTTCTTCCCCTGTCTCGTTGAAACGTGATCATCACTTCAGAACTGCATCGGCAACTAATTCTGCATTCCATAGAGTGAAAACCCCTACGGATCTACGATCACAGGTGCTTGGGTTTGCAAATTTGTGTCACCGTAGTTTGCTTTGTGCAGTGAGGCAGACGACAAGCATGGCAACGATGCAGTTTACACGCAACTTGTTGCAGCAGTGCAGCAGCCGCCACCAGGGTAGCGGAGGTAAGCAGAGGGTTGTGGTGATGCAGTTTATGCACTTGCCTGGGTGGAACCGGTTTaccggtgtgtgcgtgtgtgagccGATTGCACATTTTGGTGCGTTGGTTAGAAGAttttggagagagagagagagagagagagagagagcgagactaAGCCAGAACAATT
It contains:
- the LOC118511435 gene encoding uncharacterized protein LOC118511435 isoform X1 produces the protein MESVGHHVAVPLRVGGKKMRKRRELDALVAHSLAKSSKGGGRHAASNGVASHDQLLSNSTDEQEDYSWQPKVRTQSRCRTKRFSCLRTCGPLLFVSCIFISLGFMYWLYFDIRQQISQYRIRIEQVSATSQNVPEALQKWHETSKNLEQNQTALNGKLREMQQVLTNFFGELKQLRETIDKKNENSQEAQLNRLQSSVADLGSNIGDSNSRIGLLETRFDTIQADQKQLNKTLDDLQKLFSRIQNSTVVTDIIGGDGMAKGMEKTIAELRDQLTGQLNNLAQNVTGELQVLKQKNVWLESDLSNQTKRIEQLFDNTVNISSHVLSIEAVWLEARNNASALEADRKLINEQLAALANVTTGLHGTIEKVQEECQQYHSKLDEVRGKLGELQDQIQQNAARKEAAMHRPDEANRTDQVNKGNMPPLLSQFFDEQQTASTAASVRISAPPKPTAASSSSSSSGGSTTTTTTTTTAASLAKLYPGTLVQQLTTTPQPPSPSGVTKPGDGAAANTGSKKSDGLFDSVM
- the LOC118511435 gene encoding uncharacterized protein LOC118511435 isoform X2, with amino-acid sequence MNSNTITMNGDQKNESFKLLQLSDDSKSLSDLELAEVVSQRKRKVRRKTRQRTSSYRGDDERSLSGRSGQMDCKNFGIWLAVAMTVLWLFIISYVTSVIHGENHRLELALQKVSATSQNVPEALQKWHETSKNLEQNQTALNGKLREMQQVLTNFFGELKQLRETIDKKNENSQEAQLNRLQSSVADLGSNIGDSNSRIGLLETRFDTIQADQKQLNKTLDDLQKLFSRIQNSTVVTDIIGGDGMAKGMEKTIAELRDQLTGQLNNLAQNVTGELQVLKQKNVWLESDLSNQTKRIEQLFDNTVNISSHVLSIEAVWLEARNNASALEADRKLINEQLAALANVTTGLHGTIEKVQEECQQYHSKLDEVRGKLGELQDQIQQNAARKEAAMHRPDEANRTDQVNKGNMPPLLSQFFDEQQTASTAASVRISAPPKPTAASSSSSSSGGSTTTTTTTTTAASLAKLYPGTLVQQLTTTPQPPSPSGVTKPGDGAAANTGSKKSDGLFDSVM